A genome region from Yoonia vestfoldensis includes the following:
- a CDS encoding substrate-binding domain-containing protein — MNLKQLSQRLGLSQTTVSRALNGYPEVNEATRLRVERAAAQYHYRPSTRAKGLATGKALAIGHVIPISSKHEMVNPIFGDFIAGAGETYASHGYEMILCTADDAQEEQVYRGLKARRAVDGVVVHGPRLDDSRIKLLHEIGLPFVVHGRSSGATLPYAWLDVNNRHAFQRATDFLLDLGHRRIGLINGMEFMDFAHRRRDGYTIALLERGVPVDPAIMHSSEMTEVFGYQSTRAMLALDDPPTALLCASLISALGARRAVEESGLVMGRDVSIITHDDDLSYLKNGDDIPIFTATRSSVRAAGARLAEMLLGGIADPDLAHQNVLLEAELMVGRSTGPAPRKD; from the coding sequence ATGAACCTCAAGCAACTCTCGCAAAGGCTGGGGCTTAGCCAGACCACCGTCAGCCGCGCGCTGAACGGCTATCCCGAGGTGAACGAGGCGACGCGGCTGCGTGTCGAACGGGCGGCGGCGCAATATCATTATCGCCCCAGCACCCGCGCCAAAGGGCTGGCGACCGGCAAGGCGCTGGCCATCGGCCATGTCATCCCGATTTCCAGCAAACACGAGATGGTCAACCCGATCTTTGGCGATTTCATCGCCGGTGCGGGGGAAACCTATGCCAGCCACGGCTATGAGATGATCCTGTGCACCGCCGATGACGCGCAGGAAGAACAGGTCTACCGCGGGCTGAAGGCGCGCCGCGCGGTGGACGGGGTGGTCGTGCATGGGCCAAGGCTGGATGACAGCCGGATCAAGCTGCTGCATGAAATCGGCCTGCCTTTCGTGGTGCATGGCCGGTCGTCGGGGGCCACCCTGCCCTATGCCTGGCTGGATGTGAACAACCGCCATGCGTTCCAGCGGGCCACGGATTTCCTGCTGGATCTGGGGCACCGGCGGATCGGGTTGATCAATGGGATGGAATTCATGGATTTCGCCCATCGGCGGCGCGACGGCTATACGATCGCGCTGCTGGAACGCGGCGTGCCTGTTGATCCCGCGATCATGCATTCCAGCGAGATGACCGAAGTCTTTGGCTATCAATCCACCCGCGCCATGCTGGCCTTGGATGATCCGCCCACAGCGCTGCTCTGTGCCTCGCTGATCTCGGCTTTGGGGGCGCGGCGCGCGGTCGAAGAATCAGGTCTGGTCATGGGGCGCGATGTCTCGATCATCACCCATGACGATGATCTGTCCTATCTCAAGAACGGCGATGATATCCCGATTTTCACCGCGACACGGTCGTCGGTGCGGGCTGCGGGGGCGCGGTTGGCGGAAATGCTGCTGGGGGGGATCGCTGACCCTGATCTGGCGCATCAGAATGTGCTTCTCGAAGCGGAATTGATGGTGGGCCGCTCGACCGGACCCGCCCCCAGAAAGGACTGA
- a CDS encoding GH1 family beta-glucosidase, whose amino-acid sequence MHFKRSDFPDSFLFGAATAAYQIEGHQFGGAGPTHWDTFAATPGNVVRAENGALACDHYHRFAEDLDLLRDAGMDAYRFSTSWARVMPDGRTVNPEGLDFYDRLVDAMLERGLKPFQTLYHWELPSALADQGGWTNRDTCAAFANFTDVITDRIGDRVHAIATINEPWCIAYLSHFLGHHAPGLRDIRATARAMHHINLAHGMAMTRLRAKGMQNCGIVLNFDHTAPLDDSAGAAQAVARWDAIMNRWFVEAVTQGSYPAEALDGFAPHMPAGWRDDMAEISQSIDFLGVNYYTRHQVTTDTAQPWPHLASHEGPGAKTQMGWEIYPDGLQSFLTRLADDYVGDLPLFVTENGMAWDDHLENGAVDDPARVQFVSDHVTATARAIAAGANVQGFFYWSLLDNYEWAFGYEKRFGMVHVDFDTLKRTPKASYHAFKSAIAR is encoded by the coding sequence ATGCATTTCAAACGCAGCGATTTTCCCGACAGTTTCCTGTTCGGGGCCGCCACGGCCGCCTATCAGATCGAAGGGCATCAATTCGGCGGCGCAGGCCCGACCCATTGGGACACATTCGCCGCCACGCCCGGCAATGTGGTGCGGGCCGAAAACGGCGCGCTGGCCTGCGACCATTACCACCGCTTTGCCGAAGATCTGGACCTGTTGCGCGATGCGGGCATGGATGCCTACCGCTTTTCGACATCCTGGGCGCGGGTCATGCCGGACGGGCGGACGGTGAACCCCGAGGGGCTTGATTTCTACGACCGGCTGGTTGATGCGATGCTGGAACGCGGGCTGAAGCCGTTCCAGACGCTCTATCATTGGGAATTGCCCTCGGCGCTGGCCGATCAGGGCGGCTGGACCAACCGCGACACCTGTGCCGCCTTTGCCAATTTCACCGATGTGATCACCGACCGGATCGGGGACCGCGTCCATGCCATCGCCACGATCAACGAGCCGTGGTGCATCGCCTATCTGTCGCATTTCCTGGGCCATCATGCGCCCGGCCTGCGCGATATCCGCGCCACGGCGCGCGCGATGCATCATATCAACCTTGCGCATGGAATGGCGATGACGCGGCTGCGCGCCAAGGGCATGCAAAATTGCGGCATCGTGCTGAATTTCGACCATACCGCGCCGCTGGATGACAGTGCCGGGGCGGCACAGGCCGTGGCAAGATGGGATGCGATCATGAACCGCTGGTTTGTCGAGGCCGTCACCCAAGGCAGCTATCCCGCCGAAGCCTTGGACGGTTTCGCCCCCCATATGCCCGCAGGCTGGCGCGATGATATGGCCGAGATCAGCCAAAGCATCGATTTTCTGGGCGTCAATTATTACACGCGCCATCAGGTCACGACCGATACCGCCCAGCCTTGGCCGCATCTGGCATCGCATGAAGGGCCGGGCGCGAAAACCCAGATGGGCTGGGAAATCTACCCCGATGGGCTGCAATCCTTCCTGACGCGGCTGGCGGATGATTATGTCGGCGATCTGCCGCTTTTCGTTACCGAAAATGGCATGGCCTGGGATGATCATCTGGAAAACGGCGCTGTCGATGACCCCGCACGCGTGCAATTCGTGTCCGACCATGTCACCGCCACCGCGCGCGCCATTGCGGCGGGGGCCAATGTGCAGGGGTTCTTTTATTGGTCGCTGCTGGATAATTACGAATGGGCCTTTGGCTATGAAAAGCGGTTCGGGATGGTCCATGTCGATTTCGACACCTTGAAGCGGACGCCGAAAGCGTCCTATCACGCGTTCAAATCCGCCATCGCGCGCTAG